A genomic region of Methylobacterium durans contains the following coding sequences:
- a CDS encoding site-specific integrase has protein sequence MGRYTKREHAAGKFWLDVRPNSPAYCRLEGRQVRRKSTGTDDLELAKKALKAHYLAEDNPDSQDVTRVPVSEVVHAYYAQHGQHVPARKWLKSAVGHWTRFYGEESVWAATRIPRIERFIDDLKRRDLSPSSINAILSAGRAALNRAWRRSEISRQIYVPSLKVTKVAPKGRPLSVDECAGWLDASAPHFHTLLFICLATGSRPEAVKELRWTQVDFEDALLHLNHEDREQTTKHRPVVKMPPSLIAYLRQLGRESDFVVSFRGKPVNRYYTALGESRTRAGLDGRVNLYSPRHTVARWMRKERVPFEEVSGQLGHRVQGFAITEIYAAYSPDYQALATAAIERLLQAIAVQSRSCHFLLRAEEKPSQNKGIAA, from the coding sequence GTGGGCCGATACACCAAGCGTGAGCATGCAGCCGGCAAGTTCTGGCTCGACGTACGACCCAACAGCCCAGCCTACTGCAGGCTGGAGGGCCGACAGGTCAGGCGCAAGTCGACCGGGACTGACGACCTCGAGCTAGCGAAGAAGGCGCTCAAGGCTCACTACCTCGCCGAGGACAACCCCGACAGCCAGGACGTCACGCGAGTTCCGGTCTCGGAGGTCGTTCACGCCTACTACGCGCAACACGGGCAGCACGTGCCCGCTCGCAAATGGCTGAAGTCCGCGGTCGGTCACTGGACGCGGTTTTATGGCGAGGAGAGCGTCTGGGCCGCAACACGCATCCCTCGGATCGAACGCTTCATCGACGATCTCAAGCGGAGGGACCTCAGCCCGTCCTCCATCAACGCGATCCTCTCGGCAGGCCGCGCCGCGCTGAACCGAGCGTGGCGACGCAGCGAGATTTCTCGCCAGATCTACGTGCCGAGCCTGAAGGTGACGAAGGTCGCGCCCAAGGGCCGTCCGCTCTCCGTCGATGAGTGTGCGGGTTGGCTCGACGCCTCAGCTCCTCACTTCCACACGCTCCTGTTCATTTGCCTCGCCACGGGAAGTCGGCCGGAGGCGGTGAAGGAGCTGCGCTGGACGCAAGTCGACTTCGAGGATGCACTCCTGCACCTGAACCATGAGGACCGAGAGCAGACGACGAAGCACCGACCGGTCGTGAAGATGCCACCGTCGCTGATCGCATATCTGCGGCAGCTCGGTCGCGAATCAGACTTTGTGGTCAGCTTCCGGGGTAAGCCAGTAAACCGGTACTACACCGCGCTGGGCGAGAGCCGGACGCGCGCTGGGCTCGATGGGCGGGTGAACCTTTACAGCCCGAGGCATACGGTCGCACGATGGATGCGCAAGGAGCGCGTCCCCTTCGAGGAGGTATCCGGACAGCTTGGCCATCGGGTGCAGGGGTTTGCGATCACCGAGATCTATGCGGCCTACTCGCCGGACTACCAGGCTCTAGCTACGGCGGCGATCGAGCGGCTGCTGCAGGCGATCGCCGTGCAAAGCCGATCTTGTCATTTTCTGCTCAGGGCTGAAGAAAAGCCCTCGCAAAACAAAGGGATAGCTGCCTGA
- a CDS encoding VOC family protein gives MEYLHTMVRVADLDRALAFYVDAFGLHEVRRVENEKGRFTLVFLAAPGDVERAEASRSPLVELTYNWDPEAYTGGRNFGHLAYQVEDIYAFCQRLKDRGVTINRPPRDGHMAFVKSPDGISIEILQKGGSKPPQEPWASMENTGTW, from the coding sequence ATGGAGTATCTGCACACGATGGTCCGGGTGGCGGATCTCGACCGCGCGCTCGCCTTCTACGTGGACGCGTTCGGCTTGCACGAGGTGCGCCGCGTCGAGAACGAGAAGGGCCGCTTCACCCTCGTCTTCCTCGCGGCTCCCGGCGACGTCGAGCGGGCGGAGGCGTCGAGATCGCCCCTCGTCGAACTGACCTACAATTGGGACCCGGAGGCGTACACGGGCGGACGCAATTTCGGCCACCTCGCCTATCAGGTCGAGGACATCTACGCCTTCTGCCAGCGGCTGAAGGACCGGGGCGTCACGATCAACCGGCCTCCGCGGGACGGCCACATGGCCTTCGTGAAGTCACCCGACGGCATCTCCATCGAGATTTTGCAGAAGGGCGGTTCGAAGCCGCCGCAGGAACCCTGGGCCTCGATGGAGAACACGGGCACGTGGTAG
- the rsmH gene encoding 16S rRNA (cytosine(1402)-N(4))-methyltransferase RsmH — protein sequence MRRPAKGQGSAEGRGGPAAPHVPVLLGPVLEALDLTRAGLSVDGTFGAGGYTRALLAAQLQERVVAIDRDPNAITGGQGLVAEAGGRLRLVPGRFGDLDAILRDLGEVGADRVVLDIGVSSMQLDQADRGFSFRQDGPLDMRMERAGESAADLVNGAEEADLADILFHYGEERRARAVARAIIERRRRGPIETTADLADLVAGVVRADPASGIHPATRTFQGLRIAVNDELGELVRALHAAERALRPGGRLAVVTFHSLEDRIVKQFFSARSGRAVQASRHVPSVERPVPKSFEPVIKGPILPSEAEMAANPRARSAKLRAGERTDAPVPEPLAAIEMLASLPASATRGGPRR from the coding sequence ATGAGGCGCCCAGCCAAGGGGCAGGGCTCGGCCGAGGGCCGGGGCGGTCCCGCCGCTCCGCACGTGCCGGTGCTGCTCGGACCCGTGCTGGAGGCCCTCGACCTCACGCGCGCCGGGCTCTCGGTCGACGGCACCTTCGGCGCCGGCGGCTACACCCGGGCCCTCCTCGCCGCCCAGCTGCAGGAGCGCGTCGTCGCGATCGACCGCGATCCCAATGCCATCACGGGCGGCCAGGGGCTCGTCGCCGAGGCCGGCGGGCGGTTGCGCCTCGTGCCCGGCCGCTTCGGCGATCTCGACGCGATCCTGCGCGACCTCGGCGAGGTTGGGGCCGACCGGGTGGTGCTCGACATCGGCGTCTCCTCGATGCAGCTCGATCAGGCCGATCGCGGCTTCTCGTTTCGGCAGGACGGCCCCCTCGACATGCGGATGGAGCGCGCGGGCGAGAGCGCGGCCGACCTCGTGAACGGGGCGGAAGAGGCTGACCTCGCCGACATCCTGTTCCATTACGGTGAGGAGCGCCGCGCCCGCGCGGTCGCCCGCGCCATCATCGAGCGCCGCCGCCGCGGCCCGATCGAGACGACGGCCGACCTCGCCGACCTCGTGGCCGGCGTGGTGCGGGCTGACCCGGCAAGCGGCATCCACCCGGCCACCCGCACCTTCCAGGGCCTGCGCATCGCCGTGAACGACGAGCTCGGCGAGCTGGTGCGCGCGTTGCACGCGGCCGAGCGCGCGCTCCGGCCCGGCGGCCGCCTCGCGGTGGTGACCTTCCACTCGCTGGAGGACCGCATCGTGAAGCAGTTCTTCTCCGCCCGCAGCGGCCGGGCGGTGCAGGCCTCGCGGCACGTGCCGAGCGTCGAGCGTCCCGTGCCGAAGAGCTTCGAGCCCGTCATCAAGGGTCCGATCCTGCCGAGCGAAGCCGAGATGGCGGCCAATCCCCGCGCCCGCTCGGCGAAGTTGCGCGCGGGCGAGCGCACGGATGCGCCGGTGCCGGAGCCGCTCGCGGCGATCGAGATGCTGGCGAGCCTGCCGGCGAGCGCCACTCGCGGAGGGCCGCGCCGGTGA
- the ftsL gene encoding cell division protein FtsL: MIRLLNVLAVLGLVASAIYAYSTKYETLNLAGQVSKLKSQLHKERQAIAVLRAEWQLLTRPDRLQAAVEKHIALEPIGTEHLARLSDLPARPERGDEIGRLLAATATPKEKPSSAAAEPRTTGSITRTVTTTTRPATTHTPKAAATTAPTTASR, translated from the coding sequence GTGATCCGTCTCCTCAACGTGCTCGCCGTCCTCGGACTCGTGGCCTCGGCGATCTACGCCTACTCGACGAAGTACGAGACCCTGAACCTCGCGGGCCAGGTCTCGAAGCTGAAGAGCCAGCTTCACAAGGAGCGGCAGGCCATCGCCGTGCTGCGGGCCGAGTGGCAGCTCCTGACCCGGCCGGACCGCCTCCAGGCGGCGGTGGAGAAGCACATCGCGCTGGAGCCGATCGGCACCGAGCACCTCGCGCGCCTCTCCGACCTTCCGGCCCGACCGGAGCGCGGCGACGAGATCGGCCGGCTGCTCGCCGCCACCGCGACGCCGAAGGAGAAGCCGTCCTCCGCTGCCGCCGAGCCGCGCACGACGGGCTCCATTACTCGCACCGTCACGACCACGACCCGGCCGGCGACGACCCACACGCCCAAGGCCGCTGCCACCACCGCACCCACGACGGCTTCGAGGTAG
- a CDS encoding peptidoglycan D,D-transpeptidase FtsI family protein yields the protein MDEAGAQAAPPPEAPRGGPAMRLVRAMFRLAIERSYTRVGLVGLAFAGVFGAISVRLLMMAAFGDPPSQEHRVAAAATTAIRPDIIDRNGEVLATDIRTVSVFAEPGNIYDKDEAVELLTAVLPDLNATELRAKLTPKPGKKGVGFVWVKRELTPKQQAEVHRLGIPGIGFLPDHKRVYPNGTAAAHILGVTNLDNVGIAGIEKYIDNQGNKALNEFGLIEKQTDLKPVQLSIDLRAQFAVRDELAKGIEHFRAKAGASMIMDVTTGEVIALVSMPDFDPNNPVDALTDDRINRMNVGVYEMGSTFKAMTLAMALESGKYNVNSTFDTRGGVLNWGRQKIHEYHGTNRVITMPEVFTHSSNIGSAKMALGVGVPGHKAFLKKMGLLDRLRTELPESAAPIIPPRWTEINTITIAFGHGLAVAPLQASAAVAAISNGGFLMTPTFLKTTPEEAMGKATRVLKPETSEAMRFIMRLNAVEGSAKKAAIPYYFVGGKTGTAEKVINGRYVKNRLFTTFMAAAPMDKPRYLFVTLMDEPQGLPESGGYATAAWNSGVVTGKVIERVTPILGLPPYFEPPAKPFPLMVKLGAYHATQVGGP from the coding sequence ATGGACGAGGCCGGCGCGCAGGCTGCCCCGCCGCCCGAGGCGCCGCGCGGCGGCCCCGCGATGCGGCTCGTACGGGCCATGTTCCGCCTCGCGATCGAGCGATCCTACACCCGTGTCGGTCTCGTCGGCCTCGCCTTCGCGGGCGTGTTTGGCGCGATCAGCGTGCGCCTCCTGATGATGGCGGCTTTCGGCGACCCGCCGAGCCAGGAGCACAGGGTCGCGGCCGCCGCGACGACGGCGATCCGCCCCGATATCATCGACCGCAACGGCGAGGTGCTCGCCACCGACATCCGCACCGTCTCGGTCTTCGCCGAGCCCGGCAACATCTACGACAAGGACGAGGCGGTGGAGCTTCTCACCGCCGTCCTGCCCGACCTCAACGCCACGGAACTGCGCGCCAAGCTGACGCCGAAGCCCGGCAAGAAGGGCGTGGGCTTCGTCTGGGTGAAGCGCGAGCTGACCCCGAAGCAGCAGGCCGAGGTGCACCGGCTCGGCATTCCCGGCATCGGCTTCCTGCCCGATCACAAGCGTGTCTATCCGAACGGCACCGCCGCCGCCCACATCCTGGGCGTAACGAACCTCGACAACGTCGGTATCGCCGGCATCGAGAAGTACATCGACAACCAGGGCAACAAGGCGCTCAACGAGTTCGGCCTCATCGAGAAGCAGACTGACCTGAAGCCGGTTCAACTCTCGATCGACTTGCGCGCCCAATTCGCGGTGCGCGACGAGCTCGCCAAGGGCATCGAGCATTTCCGGGCCAAGGCCGGCGCCTCGATGATCATGGACGTGACGACGGGTGAGGTCATCGCCCTCGTCTCGATGCCGGATTTCGACCCGAACAACCCGGTCGACGCGCTCACCGACGACCGTATCAACCGCATGAATGTCGGCGTCTACGAGATGGGCTCGACCTTCAAGGCGATGACGCTCGCCATGGCGCTCGAATCCGGCAAGTACAACGTCAACTCGACGTTCGACACCCGCGGCGGCGTGCTGAACTGGGGCCGCCAGAAAATCCACGAATACCACGGCACCAACCGGGTCATCACGATGCCGGAGGTGTTCACGCACTCCTCCAACATCGGCTCGGCCAAGATGGCGCTCGGCGTCGGCGTGCCAGGCCACAAGGCCTTCCTGAAGAAGATGGGCCTGCTCGACCGGCTCAGGACAGAGCTTCCGGAGAGCGCCGCGCCGATCATCCCGCCGCGCTGGACCGAGATCAACACGATCACGATCGCCTTCGGCCACGGCCTCGCGGTGGCCCCGCTGCAGGCCTCGGCGGCCGTCGCCGCGATCTCGAACGGCGGCTTCCTGATGACGCCGACCTTCCTGAAGACCACGCCGGAGGAGGCGATGGGCAAGGCGACGCGCGTGCTCAAGCCCGAGACCAGCGAAGCGATGCGCTTCATCATGCGCCTGAACGCGGTGGAGGGTTCGGCCAAGAAGGCGGCGATCCCCTACTACTTCGTCGGCGGTAAGACCGGCACGGCCGAGAAGGTGATCAACGGGCGCTACGTGAAGAACCGGCTGTTCACGACCTTCATGGCGGCGGCCCCCATGGACAAGCCGAGATACCTCTTCGTCACGCTCATGGACGAGCCGCAGGGTCTGCCGGAAAGCGGCGGGTACGCCACCGCGGCCTGGAATTCGGGCGTGGTGACGGGCAAGGTGATCGAGCGCGTGACGCCGATCCTCGGCCTGCCGCCCTATTTCGAGCCGCCGGCCAAACCCTTCCCGCTCATGGTGAAGCTCGGCGCCTATCACGCGACGCAGGTGGGCGGCCCGTGA
- a CDS encoding UDP-N-acetylmuramoyl-L-alanyl-D-glutamate--2,6-diaminopimelate ligase: protein MTAIGPTLSDLFPDAPTDGAGDYVVAGLTADSRKVAPGFVFLAVPGTRVDGKAFAAGAVAAGAIAVVGEGAAPPDLDPDVPWIAVEDVHRCLALAAARFHATQPETVVAVTGTSGKSSVADFSRQILSRLGREAASLGTVGIVTNRGAAYGSLTTPDPVTLHKTLACLVRQDGITDLAMEASSHGIVQRRLDGVRLSAVGFTNLGRDHLDYHATVEEYLAAKLRLFTTLAKPGTPAIVNADGAYAERVIAAAEGNGLDIRTTGRAGTHIRLEESRTEGFAQVLRLTGPGGSHTVRLPLVGGFQVENALVAAGLALATPAGDGDPGAVFAALEHLAGVPGRMERIGEINGALCLVDYAHKPEALEGVLTALRPFATGRLVLVFGCGGDRDRGKRPLMGAIAARLADRVIVTDDNPRTEEPAAIRAAILEAAPGAAEIGDRAEAIREAVQGLGPGDVLVVAGKGHETGQIVGDRVLPFSDHDVVRAAIAEVKG from the coding sequence ATGACCGCGATCGGCCCGACATTGAGCGACCTGTTCCCCGATGCCCCGACCGACGGGGCCGGGGACTATGTCGTGGCGGGCCTCACCGCCGACTCGCGGAAGGTGGCGCCCGGCTTCGTGTTCCTGGCGGTGCCGGGCACCCGCGTCGACGGCAAGGCGTTCGCTGCGGGTGCGGTCGCCGCCGGTGCTATCGCCGTCGTCGGGGAGGGCGCGGCCCCGCCGGACCTCGACCCCGACGTTCCCTGGATCGCCGTCGAGGACGTGCATCGCTGCCTCGCGCTTGCCGCCGCACGCTTCCACGCGACCCAGCCCGAGACCGTCGTCGCCGTCACGGGCACGAGCGGCAAGAGCTCGGTCGCCGACTTCTCCCGCCAGATCCTCTCGCGCCTCGGCCGGGAGGCCGCGAGCCTCGGCACCGTCGGCATCGTGACGAACCGCGGCGCCGCCTACGGCTCGCTGACGACGCCCGATCCCGTCACGCTCCACAAGACGCTCGCCTGCCTCGTCCGCCAGGACGGCATCACGGACCTCGCCATGGAGGCCTCCTCCCACGGCATCGTGCAGCGGCGCCTCGACGGGGTGCGACTGTCGGCGGTCGGGTTCACCAATCTCGGGCGGGACCATCTCGATTACCACGCCACGGTCGAGGAATACCTCGCGGCGAAGCTGCGCCTGTTCACGACGCTGGCGAAGCCCGGCACGCCCGCGATCGTCAACGCCGACGGCGCCTATGCCGAGCGCGTGATCGCGGCGGCCGAAGGCAACGGGCTCGACATCCGCACCACGGGCCGCGCCGGCACCCACATCCGCCTCGAGGAATCCCGCACCGAGGGCTTCGCGCAGGTGCTGCGGCTGACCGGTCCCGGCGGCAGCCACACGGTCCGCCTGCCCCTCGTCGGCGGCTTCCAGGTCGAGAACGCGCTCGTGGCGGCGGGGCTCGCCCTCGCGACCCCGGCGGGCGATGGCGATCCGGGCGCCGTCTTCGCGGCCCTGGAGCATCTCGCGGGCGTCCCCGGCCGCATGGAGCGGATCGGGGAGATCAACGGTGCGCTCTGCCTCGTCGATTACGCCCACAAGCCCGAGGCGCTGGAGGGCGTGCTGACGGCGTTGCGCCCCTTCGCGACGGGTCGGCTCGTCCTCGTCTTCGGCTGCGGCGGCGACCGCGACCGGGGCAAGCGCCCGCTGATGGGCGCGATCGCCGCGCGTCTCGCCGACCGGGTGATCGTCACCGATGACAACCCGCGCACCGAGGAGCCCGCCGCGATCCGCGCCGCGATCCTCGAGGCCGCGCCGGGAGCGGCCGAGATCGGTGACCGGGCCGAGGCGATCCGTGAGGCGGTGCAGGGCCTCGGTCCAGGCGACGTGCTGGTTGTTGCCGGCAAGGGTCATGAAACCGGCCAGATCGTGGGGGATCGCGTGCTCCCGTTCTCGGACCACGACGTGGTCCGCGCCGCGATCGCGGAGGTGAAGGGATGA
- the mraY gene encoding phospho-N-acetylmuramoyl-pentapeptide-transferase: MLYLLSDLSGSFSPFNVFRYITFRTGGALFTAGLFVFWFGPWIISLLRLRQGKGQPIREDGPQSHLLTKRGTPTMGGLMILAGAIVAVLLWANPRNHYVWITLAVTLGFGAIGFYDDYLKVTKQSHKGFSGKFRLALEALLAVSACTMIALYSPAALQNQLAFPVFKDALLNLGWFYVLFAGFVIVGAGNAVNITDGLDGLAIVPVMIACGTFGVIAYLVGNSFTANYLQVNYVRDTGELAIVCGAVIGAGLGFLWFNAPPAQIFMGDTGSLALGGLLGTVAVATKHEIVLAIVGGLFVLEIMSVIIQVASFKLTGKRVFRMAPIHHHFEQKGWKEPQVVIRFWIIAVILALAGLATLKLR, translated from the coding sequence ATGCTGTATCTCCTCTCGGACTTGAGCGGCAGTTTCTCGCCCTTCAACGTCTTCCGCTACATCACCTTCCGCACCGGCGGCGCGCTGTTCACGGCGGGCCTGTTCGTGTTCTGGTTCGGCCCCTGGATCATCTCGCTGCTGCGCCTGCGGCAGGGTAAGGGCCAGCCGATCCGCGAGGATGGCCCGCAATCGCACCTCCTCACGAAGCGCGGCACGCCGACGATGGGCGGGCTGATGATCCTGGCCGGCGCCATCGTGGCGGTGCTGCTCTGGGCGAACCCGCGCAACCACTACGTCTGGATCACCCTTGCGGTGACGCTGGGCTTCGGCGCCATCGGCTTCTACGACGACTACCTCAAGGTCACGAAGCAGTCCCACAAGGGCTTCTCCGGCAAGTTCCGGCTCGCGCTCGAAGCGCTCCTGGCCGTGAGCGCCTGCACGATGATCGCGCTCTACTCGCCGGCCGCCCTGCAGAACCAACTCGCCTTCCCGGTCTTCAAGGACGCGCTCCTGAATCTCGGCTGGTTCTACGTGCTGTTCGCCGGATTCGTGATCGTGGGCGCGGGCAACGCGGTCAACATCACGGACGGGCTCGACGGGCTCGCGATCGTGCCCGTGATGATCGCGTGCGGCACCTTCGGAGTGATCGCCTACCTCGTCGGAAACTCTTTCACCGCCAACTACTTGCAAGTGAACTACGTGCGTGACACGGGCGAGCTCGCGATCGTCTGCGGCGCGGTGATCGGTGCGGGCCTCGGCTTCCTCTGGTTCAATGCTCCGCCCGCGCAGATCTTCATGGGCGACACCGGCTCGCTGGCATTGGGCGGCCTCCTCGGCACCGTGGCGGTGGCCACGAAGCACGAGATCGTGCTCGCCATCGTCGGCGGCCTGTTCGTCCTCGAGATCATGTCGGTGATCATCCAGGTCGCCTCCTTCAAGCTCACGGGCAAGCGCGTCTTCCGGATGGCGCCGATCCACCACCATTTCGAGCAGAAGGGCTGGAAGGAGCCGCAGGTCGTGATCCGCTTCTGGATCATCGCCGTGATCCTGGCGCTGGCCGGCCTCGCGACCCTGAAGTTGCGCTAG
- a CDS encoding FtsW/RodA/SpoVE family cell cycle protein, which produces MMSRAERTPLTDWWWTVDRGLLAALGALMVAGLVFLMGGGPPVAERIGLPTFYFLNRQALYLAPTILLIVAVSFLSLRHVRRIALVTWLLGVVLCVLAGKFGPEIKGAHRWIQFGSFGLQPSEFVKPAFVVVAAWAFSEGAQRRDMPGGFLAILLLPITIVPLILQPDFGQTMLITIVWCALFFVAGLHWFWVAGLGALGLIGVFTAYTFLHHVRERITRFLDKDSGDSFQEFWSRESFRSGGWFGTGPGEGVAKRHLPDAHTDFIFSVTGEEFGVLVCLGLVALFAFIVMRGLKLARRTDDTFSRLAITGLTTLFGLQACINMAVNTRLMPAKGMTLPFVSYGGSSLISLALGMGFLIALTRKRPRVTMLSQKPPGTAPATVAGVMR; this is translated from the coding sequence ATGATGTCCCGCGCGGAACGCACGCCCCTGACCGATTGGTGGTGGACCGTCGACCGCGGCCTGCTCGCCGCCCTCGGCGCTCTCATGGTGGCCGGCCTCGTCTTCCTGATGGGTGGCGGGCCTCCGGTGGCCGAGCGCATCGGCCTGCCGACCTTCTATTTCCTGAACCGGCAGGCGCTCTATCTCGCGCCCACCATCCTCCTCATTGTCGCGGTCTCGTTCCTGTCGCTGCGCCACGTCCGGCGGATCGCCCTCGTGACCTGGCTGCTCGGGGTGGTTCTCTGCGTGCTCGCCGGCAAGTTCGGCCCGGAGATCAAGGGCGCGCACCGCTGGATCCAGTTCGGCTCCTTCGGCCTGCAGCCCTCGGAGTTCGTGAAGCCCGCCTTCGTGGTGGTGGCGGCCTGGGCCTTCTCGGAGGGTGCGCAGCGGCGCGACATGCCGGGCGGCTTCCTCGCCATCCTGCTCCTGCCGATCACCATCGTGCCGCTGATCCTGCAGCCCGATTTCGGGCAGACCATGCTGATCACGATCGTCTGGTGCGCCCTGTTCTTCGTGGCCGGCCTGCACTGGTTCTGGGTGGCGGGCCTCGGCGCCCTCGGCCTGATCGGCGTGTTCACCGCCTACACGTTCCTGCACCACGTTCGCGAGCGCATCACCCGCTTCCTCGACAAGGATTCGGGCGACAGCTTCCAGGAATTCTGGTCGCGGGAATCGTTCCGCTCCGGCGGCTGGTTCGGCACCGGCCCGGGGGAGGGGGTGGCCAAGCGCCACCTGCCCGACGCACATACGGACTTCATCTTCTCGGTCACCGGCGAGGAGTTCGGCGTGCTGGTCTGTCTCGGTCTCGTGGCGCTCTTCGCCTTCATCGTCATGCGCGGCCTGAAACTCGCGCGGCGCACCGACGACACCTTCTCGCGGCTCGCCATCACCGGGCTGACCACCCTGTTCGGCCTGCAGGCGTGCATCAATATGGCGGTGAACACGCGCCTCATGCCCGCCAAGGGCATGACGCTGCCCTTCGTCTCCTACGGAGGCTCGTCGCTGATCTCGCTGGCGCTTGGCATGGGCTTCCTCATCGCGCTGACCCGCAAGCGTCCCCGCGTGACCATGCTCAGCCAGAAGCCGCCGGGCACCGCGCCCGCCACCGTCGCGGGAGTGATGCGGTGA
- the murG gene encoding undecaprenyldiphospho-muramoylpentapeptide beta-N-acetylglucosaminyltransferase, which translates to MTVFQATILLCAGGTGGHLFPAESLAHALRDRGLRVALATDARVDSIAQEFPPSEIVTIPSATPSGRSLMRRAGALLTLGRGFGEAARQIRRINPAVVVGFGGYPTVPPMLAAQILRVPTVLHEQNAVMGRANAFLARGARTICTGFAEVRGVPDKATAPRIHTGNPLRPAVIEAAGTAFPPLGPGDDLHLLVFGGSQGARVMGEVVPKAVAQLPADLRARLVLVQQVRSEDLTAVQNAYLAMGLRGIEAAPFFRDLPGRMAASHLVVARSGASTVSELAAIGRPAILVPLPGALDQDQAANAATLARIDAALAIPQSAFTADRLTAELVDRFGNPEKLTRAAAAAKSAGIHDAAERLAAVVLETAART; encoded by the coding sequence GTGACGGTCTTCCAGGCGACGATCCTGCTCTGCGCCGGCGGCACGGGGGGGCACCTCTTCCCGGCCGAGAGCCTCGCGCACGCGCTACGCGACCGGGGCCTGCGCGTCGCTCTCGCCACCGACGCGCGGGTCGATTCGATCGCGCAGGAATTCCCGCCCTCCGAGATCGTCACGATCCCCTCGGCGACGCCTTCGGGGCGCTCGCTGATGCGCCGCGCGGGCGCGCTCCTGACGCTGGGGCGCGGCTTCGGGGAGGCGGCCCGCCAGATCCGGCGCATCAATCCGGCCGTCGTCGTCGGGTTCGGCGGCTACCCGACCGTGCCGCCGATGCTGGCTGCGCAGATCCTGCGTGTCCCGACCGTGCTCCACGAGCAGAACGCCGTGATGGGCCGCGCCAACGCCTTCCTGGCGCGGGGCGCCCGCACCATCTGCACCGGCTTCGCCGAAGTGCGCGGCGTGCCGGACAAGGCGACGGCGCCCCGCATCCACACCGGCAACCCGCTGCGTCCGGCCGTGATCGAGGCGGCCGGGACGGCCTTTCCGCCGCTCGGCCCCGGCGACGACCTGCACCTCCTCGTCTTCGGCGGCAGCCAGGGCGCGCGCGTGATGGGTGAGGTGGTGCCCAAGGCCGTCGCGCAACTGCCCGCGGACCTGCGCGCCCGCCTCGTCCTCGTCCAGCAGGTCCGATCCGAAGACCTGACAGCAGTCCAGAACGCGTATCTCGCGATGGGCCTGCGCGGCATCGAGGCCGCGCCCTTCTTCCGCGACCTGCCGGGGCGGATGGCCGCGAGCCATCTCGTCGTCGCGCGGTCCGGCGCCTCGACCGTCTCCGAACTCGCCGCGATCGGGCGGCCCGCGATCCTGGTGCCGCTGCCCGGCGCCCTCGACCAGGACCAGGCGGCCAACGCCGCGACGCTGGCTCGGATCGACGCGGCGCTCGCGATCCCGCAAAGCGCCTTCACCGCGGACCGCCTCACGGCCGAGCTCGTCGACCGCTTCGGAAATCCCGAAAAATTGACCCGGGCGGCTGCAGCGGCCAAAAGCGCGGGCATTCACGACGCCGCCGAGCGTCTCGCCGCGGTCGTCCTTGAGACGGCTGCCCGCACCTGA